Part of the Asterias rubens chromosome 20, eAstRub1.3, whole genome shotgun sequence genome, TGGACTATTTCAAATCTCTCGGTAAAACAACAtgattcatttgtttttgttagtcATTTAAATAACTTTGGAATATTTGTATACACTCGGATTGGTCGACGACTGGTCACGTAGTGTGTATTACAGCCCCTATTTGGTTAAAAGTTCGGTCCGTTACTGCTGCCGGCCACCGTCCTGACTACGTAGTGCAAACCGGCTCCCTCGCATCCTGTATTAGTTTTCTGGAACTGTTTATACTAATTCAAGATTCTCAAGAGTTACCCCGCTGTACTCGGACGTCTGAAGATATctgtaaaatgaaatgaaacatcGAATTCATGTCGACAAATAATCCATCTTGAAGAAGGAAAGGCAAAACGGATAGATCAAATCACATGCAGGTATATATGACACGCACCGTAATACATTTTAGACAAAAATAGCTTTCATACAAACtaaaacattttcacaatttaaattaataaacaataccTTCAGACATTGATTATTATAACAACTTGAATATCACATTCATGAACTTCATTTTCTTTTTCCGTTGCCAAGGTTACCATTGCGAAGAGCATAATAACCCTCCTGACTTCTTTCTTGACGTCATCAACGGTGACTCGTTTGCCATTTCTTCAATCGATGATGAATTGGGTAAGAGCGGGTTCCTGCCCCCCTTCCCTCTCCACTTAGTAAAGCTAAAAGGGAAGAAACTACACAAAGTTACATCAACCATTTTGCACATGTATCTCCATGCAGGCTATTtcatctgctcacaaccggacTTTCTCCTTTCTCCTTTGCTCCCCGAATGTGGAACAAGCTCACAGTATGCATCAGAAATTTTAACTCCTTGACATTGATAAAaagaaatctctcaaaactcacttgtgtCAGATGTAAAAAATGTTGTAGTTTTATAGTTCCATTTGGGGGTTTTGGGGGGcactttgatcttgatgtaaacgCGCTTTATAactaatattttgttgtatgtatgaGGATAATGAAGTCCATCTGGAAAGGAAATCTCCATTCATGCAGTTGTGGATTCAGGTGAAGAGGAGTATTATGCCAGATCGAAACTTGAAAAGTCACAAACTTGAAAAGTACCGTAAAAAGCCAGAGAATAAATATCAAAGAAAgcctttttgtaatattttgttcaacacTAACAACGTAAACTATGACGTCATCGTTTCAGGGGCAGTGGAGGAGGGTAAACCCAAAACCGAGCCCGTACCACCCAAGGATCTTGGGAATTTCTTTCTGAAGACGCAGGCTTACATGACAATGAAGAGCAAAGCTGATGAGATATATGAAACATTCTTGAATGTGGAGGCAGTAGGAGGGGCAAAAGTCAGCTATCCTACGTCATTTCTGAGACAGGTGAATTGAAGCAAAAATCGCACAATAATGTTTCTCtctgttttttaaagatgttaaattCTTAAAGGATAAAGAATTAGAATGTCGTTATTACTAtctgtttttacccttacaccagtactttcccgagttctgtggaaaaaaacaaatgcatattattcggatgggattcgaacccacgacctttgcaactcGACCTTTTCAACTCtctttttacaataaaatacaacGTTGAGACTGACCTAGCGTTGGTATGGCCATTTTGGAATCCTTAACGGTCGTTTCTGTCTCAGGACTGCTTAGAATATTTAGCATGAataatgttattaattttggtttttacccatgttaatagcactgtatactcagtactttcattatccccgatgcaaatttaacatttatgaaTAATGTAACTAATAAAGGATCTGTGACGTCATATTTGTTGATGTTTCTTAAATCTCTGTTTGTAGCTGTTTTACGTCTCGGGAAGAGCGACTAAGAATATCTTGAGGAACCCGAAGAGCTCTTACATGCAGGTATGTTATCATGCAGACTATCAAAGTATTACAAACCTTATTTAGTGCTGAACTAGGTcacggagattctgtcccccataaaGGGAAAATAACATGGGCTGAAGAAGAATGATTCAAATGAGGGCGCTACCAGAAGAATTGTGTGCACAGTTCGCCATAAAATGGAGAATAGAATCTCCTGCCACGCCCCCAAATTGCCTGcaaaaattgcctcgtgtgacaatgcCCTGTATACAATAATGGTCCATTGTCTTTCATCGTCAGGTGATTGTACTTGCCTTTATCGCAGTGATCGTAGGTCTCATCTATTTCCAGATTGACAAGTCAGCTTCCTCGGGAATTCAAAACAGGTATGAAGTAGAATGCATTCAACATGACGACACGAGATCGAAACAGTGCCCTCACTGATGTCAATGAAGACCTCTCATTGGATGAAAGGCTGCAATTActgctatttttattatttgtctttgtttgggtactttttgtgcgacacaaaacacaaatgccacagatttacattttaaacttcgggtttaaaataatgatggtaaaaagcttcctttaaaatattacttgctgagaaatgagtaaaacaatttcacgaaactaATGTTCTTCTAattctcagtgagacgaaaatgattgtagtatgtacaacagatttacacGTCTCTCCTGAAATCATTGCTCTGTAATTTcacccttttctcaaaaacttgacgactaatgaagttGAACATCTTATACGGGTAAGAATTCATGACTTGGCATATTATTGATCTACAGAGGGTATCAAAACCATTTAACCCAATGACGGATAGCtgtattttaaagaattttctCCGTTTTTTACAAACTCTTGTAGGGTGGGTGCTTTCTTCTTTGTCGTGACGAATATGATCTTTGGTAATGTCAGCGCTAATGAAGTCTTCATCGCAGAGAGAACGATCTTCCTGTAAGTCTCATCCATTATCCATCCAATATTACAAGAATTAAGAGAATACAACATTATTCTGGGCCCAATTATTTTACAAAgctatttaaaggaacattacagagtttttggtaacagaacaaaaatcgtctaatatcacagatttactaaaacttacatggtctaacgatgattgtataaaacaatcCCTTGAAAATTTATGTCTGAAAAGTAGGTTAATACTAGCTAAAATAGTGTGTAGTCACCATTGGTGTTGCTAGTACACACGTTATTTATCTTGCTTATCAAAAGAATTTAGCAAACGGGACGTCCGCTAAATAgttttatgaaagtgggccctgttTTTCGACCGCGGGCTAAGGGCACCCTTTCTAAATGACGGCATGTGCTACAaagatgtattttattatttatttctcttttCTTGCAGTCACGAGTCAGCGGGCGGTTTCTACCGGGTCTCAGTCTATTTCTTCTCCAAGGTCTTCTGCGACCTCCTGCCCATGCGCATCGTACCGACGTTTCTGTTTGCCGCCATTACTTATTGGATGATCGGTAAGAAACCTAATTATAGGCGTGTCTCATTTGGGAGGGGGTTGGTGAAACTTGATGTCAAAGTATGATAAAGGGACGCACAATAATCTATAAAAACCTACGCAGTCATGTAGGGATTCCAAACCCAATCCACTTAGGGCCAACCGGCGTGACTCGAGCCGGGGTCCCAGAGATGGAAGGCAATTTATTTCGGTTTAAAAGACAACACATTGTCTGTAGCATTACATGGCATACTCAAATCTTAAATGAGATGTTTACAAAGTTTAAGAGTTATACAAAAGACGTGCAAAATCTGGACCAGCAAGATGTTAGGATAAAAGGTTTCAATACATCGATACATACAATGGAAGATAGCACTATACGCCAACCCCGACCAGGCAAATACCTCCCAATCCCAAAACTGTCATTAATGTTCATGCTCCAAAGAGGAGATCGCACGTACACCCTTTTTCCATTtcttttagccttcgagaaagactctgctagggtcgaaacgtcaaagtcattaactatttttcgCGTTTATAAAATCGGTCCTTTTGGtgagttgtttgcaacagcgaATTATATTTTCCCAGCCTTCTTTCCACGCAGGTTTCCGACCAGACGCAGCAGCCTCTTTCATTTACGCACTGACTCTTATTGCGACCGCTGTCTCAGCAAGTAGCCTTGCCTTCTTACTGGGTGCATGCTTCAACATCTTAGCCATCGCAAACCTCATGATTGCAATGGCTTATGTCTTCATGATGGTAATATTTCTATCTTTATTAATAATCTTCAAAAACTAAACTAACATTACACAGACAGACTCTTCGGTCAGACCCAAAGCCGAAGCCTATGTTTTAAACGGTTTGTCTagcatcaaataataaaataatttgttagaGTGTACTTCATTTTTAATCTATTTCTTCTTGCACTGTTGCAGATCTTTGGTGGACTGCTGATCAACATCGCTTCCTTGCCTAGCTGGGTGCAGTATTTACAATACCTTAGTATCATTAGATACGCCATGAATGTGAGTAACGTATGCCAATTTAGGTGTATCGGCGGGAGAGGAATGGGTACATGGAAGGGGTATCCCATGTAGGACTACCCCACCACCCATGGGAGGAGGGTATCCCATGTAGGACTACCCCACCACCCATGGGAGGAGGGTATCCCATGTAGGACTACCCCACCACCCACGGGAGGAGGGTATCCCATGTAGGACTACCCCACCACCCATGGGAGGAGGGCATCCCATGTAGGACTACCCCACCACCCATGGGAGGAGGGTATCCCATGTAGGACTACCCCACCACCCATGGGAGGAGGGCATCCCATGTAGGACTACCCCACCACCCATGGGAGGAGGGTATCCCATGTAGGACTACCCCACCACCCATGGGAGGAGGGTATCCCATGTAGGACTACCCCACCACCCATGGGAGGAGGGTATCCCATGTAGGACTACCCCACCACCCATGGGAGGAGGGTATCCCATGTAGGACTACCCCACCACCCATGGGAGGAGGGTATCCCATGTAGGACTACCCCACCACCCATGGCAGGAGGGTATCCCATGTAGGACTACCCCACCACCCATGGGAGGAGGGTATCCCATGTATAGGACTACCCCACCACCCATGGGAGGAGGGCATCCCATGTAGGACTACCCCACCACCCATGGGAGGAGGGTATCCCATGTAGGACTACCCCACCACCCATGGGAGGAGGGCATCCCATGTAGGACTACCCCACCACCCATGGGAGGAGGGTATCCCATGTAGGACTACCCCACCACCCATGGGAGGAGGGTATCCCATGTAGGACTACCCCACCACCCATGGGAGGAGGGTATCCCATGTAGGACTACCCCACCACCCATGGGAGGAGGGCATCCCATGTAGGACTACCCCACCACCCATGGGAGGAGGGCATCCCATGTAGGACTACCCCACCACCCATGGGAGGAGGGTATCCCATGTAGGACTACCCCACCACCCATGGGAGGAGGGCACATGGGAAGGGGATCGAGAGGATATCCTTTTTGATGACGTACTGAATGTTTTAGTGTTTGGATGATAACCAAGAATAACCATCGCCACTTTACCCACAGGCTCTGTCCATCAACGAACTCAGAGACCAGGAATTCTGCGATCCACCTGTCGCCAATACGACGCAAAATTGGTAAGGACAGAAACTAGAATGAGTGctataaaattaatttgtaagGACATAATATAGAACGAATGCAAtacttaatttgggtaaaagtattatttcatttaaagaAGTAGTTTGACTATTTCAGTAAAATTTTTTGTATCCCTCTGTGTTTCAGCATTGAAGGAAATGACTACCTTGAGACTCAAGGAATAAGTTTTACCGACTGGGCAATGTGGGAGAACATCGTTGCCATGGGTGCGCTTACTGTCGTCTGTCTGTTCCTAACTTACGTCCGCTTGAGGAATATTCCAAGATTTAAATAAAGACAGGAAGAAAagatttatatatatattcagATGAAGGGCCCTTTCCAAACCTCGGCTGGGGCTCCGGTGTGGCAGGGGATTCTGCcaccctcctcccccccccccctccataattatatggcgaactgtgtacaaacttcttctgatagcgccctcttttgaataatcATCCTACAGCCCATCTTGTTTTCCTATGCGAATGATGCGAATGAGGACAGAATAAAGCGTCGGCCTCAAAATATTGAATACAGACAGATTTGAGAACCCAGAAAAATGGATACA contains:
- the LOC117303608 gene encoding broad substrate specificity ATP-binding cassette transporter ABCG2-like, with the protein product MEVKVEPTQKLLSDDGNNHFGNYGAVNGVHSGHNGVGIGRKPRSDTQSNNVVLSCHDINYLVKTKVKKQKVFKPILNNITAVFEPGMNAILGPTGSGKTSLLDILAMRKDPNGMSGQVLIDGAVPPPDFRLISGYVVQEDIVMGTLTVRENLTFSASVRFRKTVSKADKKRRVQEVIEELSLQDCAETKIGNVYIRGVSGGERKRTNVGMELITRPNVLFLDEPTTGLDASTANSVIMLLSKLAERGRTIILSIHQPRYSIYRMFDKLHLLNKGETVYHGKANKALDYFKSLGYHCEEHNNPPDFFLDVINGDSFAISSIDDELGAVEEGKPKTEPVPPKDLGNFFLKTQAYMTMKSKADEIYETFLNVEAVGGAKVSYPTSFLRQLFYVSGRATKNILRNPKSSYMQVIVLAFIAVIVGLIYFQIDKSASSGIQNRVGAFFFVVTNMIFGNVSANEVFIAERTIFLHESAGGFYRVSVYFFSKVFCDLLPMRIVPTFLFAAITYWMIGFRPDAAASFIYALTLIATAVSASSLAFLLGACFNILAIANLMIAMAYVFMMIFGGLLINIASLPSWVQYLQYLSIIRYAMNALSINELRDQEFCDPPVANTTQNCIEGNDYLETQGISFTDWAMWENIVAMGALTVVCLFLTYVRLRNIPRFK